From Nicotiana tabacum cultivar K326 chromosome 22, ASM71507v2, whole genome shotgun sequence, one genomic window encodes:
- the LOC107832077 gene encoding uncharacterized protein LOC107832077 isoform X3: MATLHCHCFRMLPSSPPDRINLPLHQFSFPKYHGAQGRKKLLQFHFRSSSDNNEVKAHPVSGTGEKAKDPLFGLTMGGGSQASSDLFRWFCVENGSTDNSTIVLVHGLPSQAYSYRKILPILEKNYHAIAFDWLGFGFSDKPQPRYGFDYTLDEYVASLESILNALTDKKVTLVVQGYFSPIAIKYASNHQEKLNGLILLNPPLTMQHANLPSTLSVLSNFLLGEIFCQDPLRASDKTMLSCGPYQIKEDVAMVYRRPYLTSGSAGFALNAISKAMKKQLKGYVEDTRAILMDNNWTVQTTVCWGQRDRWLSFDGVEDFCKESKHRLVELPMSGHHVQEDSGEEFGQLLAGIVGKRSSIL; this comes from the exons ATGGCTACTCTTCACTGTCACTGCTTCCGCATGCTCCCCTCTTCTCCCCCTGATAGGATCAATCTGCCACTTCACCAATTCTCTTTCCCAAAATACCATGGAGCTCAGGGAAGGAAGAAACTTTTGCAATTCCATTTCCGATCGAGCAGCGATAACAACGAG GTGAAAGCTCATCCTGTATCTGGGACTGGGGAGAAGGCAAAAGATCCCCTTTTTGGACTTACAATGGGTGGGGGTTCACAGGCGTCATCTGATCTTTTCAG ATGGTTTTGTGTAGAGAACGGAAGCACTGACAATTCTACCATTGTATTAGTCCACGGATTACCCTCACAG GCATACTCTTACCGCAAAATTCTTCCCATTcttgagaagaactatcatgctATAGCATTTGACTGGCTGG GATTTGGATTCTCAGATAAGCCCCAACCAAGATACGGATTTGACTACACATTGGATG AGTATGTGGCATCCTTGGAATCTATTCTCAATGCTCTTACTGACAAAAAGGTTACTCTTGTAGTACAg GGATACTTTTCACCAATTGCAATCAAATATGCTAGCAATCACCAGGAAAAGCTAAATGGTCTTATACTTCTCAATCCACCA CTGACAATGCAACATGCCAATCTACCATCAACCTTATCAGTCCTGAGCAACTTTTTGTTGGGCGAAATATTTTGTCAG GACCCTCTTAGAGCTAGTGATAAAACAATGCTGAGTTGTGGTCCTTACCAAATAAAAGAAGATGTGGCGATGGTTTACAGAAGACCTTATCTCACATCTGGTTCTGCAGGATTTGCATTAAATGCAATAAGCAAGGCAATGAAGAAGCAACTGAAG GGCTATGTTGAGGACACAAGAGCAATACTTATGGACAATAACTGGACAGTCCAAACAACAGTTTGCTGGGGACAAAGAGACCGCTGGTTAAGCTTTGATGGTGTAGAAGATTTCTGCAAAGAATCAAAGCATCGGCTGGTCGAACTTCCTATG TCGGGACATCACGTTCAGGAGGACAGTGGTGAAGAATTTGGTCAACTCCTTGCTGGAATTGTTGGAAAAAGAAGCAgcattttgtga
- the LOC107832077 gene encoding uncharacterized protein LOC107832077 isoform X2: MATLHCHCFRMLPSSPPDRINLPLHQFSFPKYHGAQGRKKLLQFHFRSSSDNNEEYLLDAPVSVGDGFSFSGGKYSDEPTPADEWFKKGKFVKAHPVSGTGEKAKDPLFGLTMGGGSQASSDLFRWFCVENGSTDNSTIVLVHGLPSQAYSYRKILPILEKNYHAIAFDWLGFGFSDKPQPRYGFDYTLDEYVASLESILNALTDKKVTLVVQGYFSPIAIKYASNHQEKLNGLILLNPPLTMQHANLPSTLSVLSNFLLGEIFCQDPLRASDKTMLSCGPYQIKEDVAMVYRRPYLTSGSAGFALNAISKAMKKQLKGYVEDTRAILMDNNWTVQTTVCWGQRDRWLSFDGVEDFCKESKHRLVELPMSGHHVQEDSGEEFGQLLAGIVGKRSSIL, translated from the exons ATGGCTACTCTTCACTGTCACTGCTTCCGCATGCTCCCCTCTTCTCCCCCTGATAGGATCAATCTGCCACTTCACCAATTCTCTTTCCCAAAATACCATGGAGCTCAGGGAAGGAAGAAACTTTTGCAATTCCATTTCCGATCGAGCAGCGATAACAACGAG GAATATTTGTTGGATGCTCCTGTTTCAGTTGGGGATGGATTTTCTTTTAGCGGAG GGAAATATTCAGACGAGCCGACCCCCGCTGATGAATGGTTCAAGAAAGGAAAATTT GTGAAAGCTCATCCTGTATCTGGGACTGGGGAGAAGGCAAAAGATCCCCTTTTTGGACTTACAATGGGTGGGGGTTCACAGGCGTCATCTGATCTTTTCAG ATGGTTTTGTGTAGAGAACGGAAGCACTGACAATTCTACCATTGTATTAGTCCACGGATTACCCTCACAG GCATACTCTTACCGCAAAATTCTTCCCATTcttgagaagaactatcatgctATAGCATTTGACTGGCTGG GATTTGGATTCTCAGATAAGCCCCAACCAAGATACGGATTTGACTACACATTGGATG AGTATGTGGCATCCTTGGAATCTATTCTCAATGCTCTTACTGACAAAAAGGTTACTCTTGTAGTACAg GGATACTTTTCACCAATTGCAATCAAATATGCTAGCAATCACCAGGAAAAGCTAAATGGTCTTATACTTCTCAATCCACCA CTGACAATGCAACATGCCAATCTACCATCAACCTTATCAGTCCTGAGCAACTTTTTGTTGGGCGAAATATTTTGTCAG GACCCTCTTAGAGCTAGTGATAAAACAATGCTGAGTTGTGGTCCTTACCAAATAAAAGAAGATGTGGCGATGGTTTACAGAAGACCTTATCTCACATCTGGTTCTGCAGGATTTGCATTAAATGCAATAAGCAAGGCAATGAAGAAGCAACTGAAG GGCTATGTTGAGGACACAAGAGCAATACTTATGGACAATAACTGGACAGTCCAAACAACAGTTTGCTGGGGACAAAGAGACCGCTGGTTAAGCTTTGATGGTGTAGAAGATTTCTGCAAAGAATCAAAGCATCGGCTGGTCGAACTTCCTATG TCGGGACATCACGTTCAGGAGGACAGTGGTGAAGAATTTGGTCAACTCCTTGCTGGAATTGTTGGAAAAAGAAGCAgcattttgtga
- the LOC107832077 gene encoding uncharacterized protein LOC107832077 isoform X4 — protein sequence MELREGRNFCNSISDRAAITTRNICWMLLFQLGMDFLLAEVKAHPVSGTGEKAKDPLFGLTMGGGSQASSDLFRWFCVENGSTDNSTIVLVHGLPSQAYSYRKILPILEKNYHAIAFDWLGFGFSDKPQPRYGFDYTLDEYVASLESILNALTDKKVTLVVQGYFSPIAIKYASNHQEKLNGLILLNPPLTMQHANLPSTLSVLSNFLLGEIFCQDPLRASDKTMLSCGPYQIKEDVAMVYRRPYLTSGSAGFALNAISKAMKKQLKGYVEDTRAILMDNNWTVQTTVCWGQRDRWLSFDGVEDFCKESKHRLVELPMSGHHVQEDSGEEFGQLLAGIVGKRSSIL from the exons ATGGAGCTCAGGGAAGGAAGAAACTTTTGCAATTCCATTTCCGATCGAGCAGCGATAACAACGAG GAATATTTGTTGGATGCTCCTGTTTCAGTTGGGGATGGATTTTCTTTTAGCGGAG GTGAAAGCTCATCCTGTATCTGGGACTGGGGAGAAGGCAAAAGATCCCCTTTTTGGACTTACAATGGGTGGGGGTTCACAGGCGTCATCTGATCTTTTCAG ATGGTTTTGTGTAGAGAACGGAAGCACTGACAATTCTACCATTGTATTAGTCCACGGATTACCCTCACAG GCATACTCTTACCGCAAAATTCTTCCCATTcttgagaagaactatcatgctATAGCATTTGACTGGCTGG GATTTGGATTCTCAGATAAGCCCCAACCAAGATACGGATTTGACTACACATTGGATG AGTATGTGGCATCCTTGGAATCTATTCTCAATGCTCTTACTGACAAAAAGGTTACTCTTGTAGTACAg GGATACTTTTCACCAATTGCAATCAAATATGCTAGCAATCACCAGGAAAAGCTAAATGGTCTTATACTTCTCAATCCACCA CTGACAATGCAACATGCCAATCTACCATCAACCTTATCAGTCCTGAGCAACTTTTTGTTGGGCGAAATATTTTGTCAG GACCCTCTTAGAGCTAGTGATAAAACAATGCTGAGTTGTGGTCCTTACCAAATAAAAGAAGATGTGGCGATGGTTTACAGAAGACCTTATCTCACATCTGGTTCTGCAGGATTTGCATTAAATGCAATAAGCAAGGCAATGAAGAAGCAACTGAAG GGCTATGTTGAGGACACAAGAGCAATACTTATGGACAATAACTGGACAGTCCAAACAACAGTTTGCTGGGGACAAAGAGACCGCTGGTTAAGCTTTGATGGTGTAGAAGATTTCTGCAAAGAATCAAAGCATCGGCTGGTCGAACTTCCTATG TCGGGACATCACGTTCAGGAGGACAGTGGTGAAGAATTTGGTCAACTCCTTGCTGGAATTGTTGGAAAAAGAAGCAgcattttgtga
- the LOC107832077 gene encoding uncharacterized protein LOC107832077 isoform X1, with protein MATLHCHCFRMLPSSPPDRINLPLHQFSFPKYHGAQGRKKLLQFHFRSSSDNNEEYLLDAPVSVGDGFSFSGGWNLNNLQWKYSDEPTPADEWFKKGKFVKAHPVSGTGEKAKDPLFGLTMGGGSQASSDLFRWFCVENGSTDNSTIVLVHGLPSQAYSYRKILPILEKNYHAIAFDWLGFGFSDKPQPRYGFDYTLDEYVASLESILNALTDKKVTLVVQGYFSPIAIKYASNHQEKLNGLILLNPPLTMQHANLPSTLSVLSNFLLGEIFCQDPLRASDKTMLSCGPYQIKEDVAMVYRRPYLTSGSAGFALNAISKAMKKQLKGYVEDTRAILMDNNWTVQTTVCWGQRDRWLSFDGVEDFCKESKHRLVELPMSGHHVQEDSGEEFGQLLAGIVGKRSSIL; from the exons ATGGCTACTCTTCACTGTCACTGCTTCCGCATGCTCCCCTCTTCTCCCCCTGATAGGATCAATCTGCCACTTCACCAATTCTCTTTCCCAAAATACCATGGAGCTCAGGGAAGGAAGAAACTTTTGCAATTCCATTTCCGATCGAGCAGCGATAACAACGAG GAATATTTGTTGGATGCTCCTGTTTCAGTTGGGGATGGATTTTCTTTTAGCGGAGGTTGGAATTTGAATAATTTGCAAT GGAAATATTCAGACGAGCCGACCCCCGCTGATGAATGGTTCAAGAAAGGAAAATTT GTGAAAGCTCATCCTGTATCTGGGACTGGGGAGAAGGCAAAAGATCCCCTTTTTGGACTTACAATGGGTGGGGGTTCACAGGCGTCATCTGATCTTTTCAG ATGGTTTTGTGTAGAGAACGGAAGCACTGACAATTCTACCATTGTATTAGTCCACGGATTACCCTCACAG GCATACTCTTACCGCAAAATTCTTCCCATTcttgagaagaactatcatgctATAGCATTTGACTGGCTGG GATTTGGATTCTCAGATAAGCCCCAACCAAGATACGGATTTGACTACACATTGGATG AGTATGTGGCATCCTTGGAATCTATTCTCAATGCTCTTACTGACAAAAAGGTTACTCTTGTAGTACAg GGATACTTTTCACCAATTGCAATCAAATATGCTAGCAATCACCAGGAAAAGCTAAATGGTCTTATACTTCTCAATCCACCA CTGACAATGCAACATGCCAATCTACCATCAACCTTATCAGTCCTGAGCAACTTTTTGTTGGGCGAAATATTTTGTCAG GACCCTCTTAGAGCTAGTGATAAAACAATGCTGAGTTGTGGTCCTTACCAAATAAAAGAAGATGTGGCGATGGTTTACAGAAGACCTTATCTCACATCTGGTTCTGCAGGATTTGCATTAAATGCAATAAGCAAGGCAATGAAGAAGCAACTGAAG GGCTATGTTGAGGACACAAGAGCAATACTTATGGACAATAACTGGACAGTCCAAACAACAGTTTGCTGGGGACAAAGAGACCGCTGGTTAAGCTTTGATGGTGTAGAAGATTTCTGCAAAGAATCAAAGCATCGGCTGGTCGAACTTCCTATG TCGGGACATCACGTTCAGGAGGACAGTGGTGAAGAATTTGGTCAACTCCTTGCTGGAATTGTTGGAAAAAGAAGCAgcattttgtga